In Streptomyces sp. NBC_00483, a single window of DNA contains:
- a CDS encoding TIM barrel protein, with protein MGFADQRFNVNLSILFTELPLLERPAAAAAAGFTAVELWWPWVDAPTPEQSELDALRAAINDAGVQLTGLNFYAGQLPGPDRGALSIPGEESEKFRANIDVAADFAQSLGCTALNALYGNRVDGTSEQEQDELALENLVLAARAADRVGAVLLIEALNAPESPKCPIVSAPKAIEIVDKVNAATGLGNAKFLMDLYHLSMNGEDLTAIISSYTDKTAHVQIADNPGRGAPGTGSLPLEDLLDQLKKAGYEGYVGLEYKPGDAPSAEAFDWLPREHRAA; from the coding sequence ATGGGCTTCGCTGACCAGCGCTTCAACGTCAACCTGTCGATCCTCTTCACCGAGCTCCCGCTCCTGGAGCGCCCCGCGGCCGCCGCCGCGGCGGGCTTCACCGCGGTCGAGCTCTGGTGGCCCTGGGTCGACGCCCCCACCCCCGAGCAGTCCGAGCTCGACGCGCTGCGCGCCGCGATCAACGACGCGGGCGTCCAGCTCACCGGCCTGAACTTCTACGCGGGTCAGCTGCCGGGCCCGGACCGGGGCGCCCTGTCGATCCCCGGCGAGGAGAGCGAGAAGTTCCGCGCGAACATCGACGTCGCGGCCGACTTCGCGCAGTCCCTCGGCTGCACGGCGCTCAACGCGCTGTACGGCAACCGCGTCGACGGCACCTCGGAGCAGGAGCAGGACGAACTCGCCCTGGAGAACCTGGTGTTGGCGGCCCGCGCGGCCGACCGCGTCGGCGCCGTGCTGCTGATCGAGGCGCTCAACGCGCCCGAGTCGCCGAAGTGCCCGATCGTCAGCGCCCCGAAGGCGATCGAGATCGTGGACAAGGTGAACGCGGCGACCGGCCTCGGCAACGCCAAGTTCCTGATGGACCTGTACCACCTGTCCATGAACGGCGAGGACCTGACGGCGATCATCAGCTCCTACACCGACAAGACGGCGCACGTGCAGATCGCCGACAACCCGGGCCGCGGCGCTCCGGGCACCGGCTCGCTGCCGCTGGAAGACCTGCTCGACCAGCTGAAGAAGGCCGGCTACGAGGGCTACGTGGGCCTGGAGTACAAGCCGGGCGACGCCCCGAGCGCCGAGGCCTTCGACTGGCTGCCGCGCGAACACCGCGCGGCCTGA